Proteins encoded in a region of the Marinomonas maritima genome:
- the ppnP gene encoding pyrimidine/purine nucleoside phosphorylase — MSTALTVNSYFNDKVKSIALDNKEGTSTVGVMAVGEYEFGTSQREYMTVVSGALMVKLPSSDSWKVFVKGDTFIVEANQSFQVNVKETTAYLCRYE, encoded by the coding sequence ATGAGCACAGCATTAACGGTTAATAGCTATTTTAATGATAAAGTAAAATCCATTGCATTGGATAATAAAGAAGGAACATCAACCGTTGGTGTGATGGCTGTTGGTGAGTATGAATTTGGTACGAGCCAAAGAGAATACATGACAGTCGTATCTGGTGCCTTGATGGTTAAACTGCCATCTTCAGATAGCTGGAAAGTATTTGTGAAAGGCGATACGTTTATTGTCGAAGCAAACCAGAGTTTTCAGGTTAACGTGAAAGAAACGACGGCTTATCTTTGTCGTTATGAATAA
- a CDS encoding DEAD/DEAH box helicase: MLFEEFGFDNRILKAIGHLGFDEATEIQTRAIPEAMAGRDLLASSKTGSGKTLAYLLPALHRVYKKKALSKRDPRVVVLVPTRELAKQVYGQLRLLLASSRFTSILIQGGENFNDQHKLLQKDPHFIVATPGRLVDHLKQRHLFLDGLELLILDEADRMLDLGFAEAMRAINVAASHRQRQTLFFSATLDNTEVSGIASELLREPSRVAIGQGFDEHTDITQHVLLCDHLDHKEALLKHILVGQTIKQAIVFTATKSDTIRLSEIVAGWGLSTQALNGNLSQSARNKTMDSFARGQFDVLVSTDVASRGLDIASVSHVFNFDLPKQAEEFVHRTGRTGRAGFKGDAYSLVGPKDWVNFKAVEAFLQKTFSTEVVEGLEPKFKGLAPPKPAVQANKKTNAKGQSGAPKKSSKKTQGKARFHDSQQKDGFEAFKLPPKRFDVKNDMGDED, from the coding sequence TTGTTATTCGAAGAATTTGGTTTTGATAATCGCATTTTAAAAGCCATTGGTCATTTGGGGTTTGATGAAGCGACAGAGATTCAAACTCGCGCTATTCCAGAAGCTATGGCTGGAAGAGACCTATTAGCGTCGTCAAAAACAGGTTCAGGTAAAACACTCGCTTACCTCTTGCCTGCGTTACATCGTGTTTATAAGAAAAAAGCCTTGTCCAAACGTGACCCACGTGTGGTGGTTTTGGTACCTACTCGTGAGCTTGCAAAGCAAGTGTATGGTCAGTTGCGCCTTTTGTTGGCGTCCAGTCGTTTTACTTCGATCCTTATCCAAGGTGGCGAAAATTTTAACGATCAACATAAGCTCTTGCAAAAAGATCCACATTTTATTGTCGCGACACCAGGCCGTTTGGTTGACCATTTAAAACAACGCCATCTTTTTCTCGATGGACTAGAGCTGCTTATTTTAGATGAAGCGGATCGCATGCTGGACTTAGGTTTTGCGGAGGCCATGCGAGCGATTAACGTGGCGGCCAGTCATCGCCAGCGTCAAACTTTATTCTTTTCAGCAACGCTGGATAATACAGAAGTAAGCGGAATTGCGAGCGAGTTATTACGCGAGCCTTCACGTGTTGCGATCGGTCAAGGGTTTGATGAGCACACAGACATCACACAACATGTGTTGCTTTGTGATCATCTAGATCATAAAGAAGCGTTACTAAAGCATATTCTAGTAGGGCAAACCATTAAGCAGGCGATCGTCTTTACAGCGACGAAAAGCGATACAATTCGTTTGTCAGAGATTGTGGCTGGTTGGGGTTTAAGTACCCAAGCACTGAATGGAAACTTGTCTCAAAGTGCACGTAATAAAACAATGGACAGTTTTGCAAGAGGGCAGTTTGATGTGCTTGTGAGTACGGATGTCGCTTCTCGAGGCCTAGACATTGCGAGCGTGTCCCATGTCTTTAACTTTGATTTACCCAAGCAAGCAGAAGAGTTTGTCCACAGAACAGGCAGAACAGGCCGTGCAGGTTTTAAAGGTGATGCTTATTCTTTGGTTGGCCCAAAGGATTGGGTTAACTTTAAGGCGGTAGAAGCCTTCTTGCAGAAAACGTTTTCAACAGAAGTAGTTGAAGGGTTAGAGCCAAAATTTAAAGGTTTAGCGCCACCGAAACCAGCGGTTCAGGCTAACAAAAAAACCAATGCGAAAGGGCAAAGCGGAGCGCCTAAGAAATCGTCTAAAAAGACACAAGGAAAAGCACGCTTTCATGATAGCCAGCAAAAAGATGGTTTTGAGGCGTTTAAGTTGCCTCCAAAACGTTTTGACGTAAAAAATGATATGGGTGATGAAGACTAG
- the gloB gene encoding hydroxyacylglutathione hydrolase yields the protein MTIFPLPAFQDNYIWIIQDKDSSHVWVVDPGSADVVLSYCNEHEKKIAGILITHHHKDHTGGVAELKHHAKCSVYGPEHLKELVTHPVHDSDTVSIFSQIFQVIATPGHTLDHLCYFSEQNPPVLFSGDTLFKGGCGRIMEGTHKQMLEAMTRISSLPDNTLIYCTHEYTLANYRFALSLEPKNKALIDSNNASQTQRSNNQPTLPTTLSLEKKTNPFLRSHNESLKNQAAQQLNEIPANNSIASFSQVRRAKDSFS from the coding sequence ATGACCATCTTTCCGCTTCCAGCATTCCAAGACAATTATATATGGATAATCCAAGATAAAGATAGTTCACACGTTTGGGTTGTCGACCCTGGTTCGGCCGACGTGGTTTTGAGCTATTGCAACGAACACGAGAAAAAAATAGCCGGTATTTTAATTACTCACCACCACAAGGATCATACTGGTGGCGTAGCAGAACTCAAGCATCATGCAAAATGCTCGGTTTATGGCCCTGAACATCTAAAGGAGCTGGTTACTCATCCTGTCCATGATAGCGATACTGTTTCTATTTTTTCACAGATATTTCAGGTGATAGCGACGCCAGGTCATACCCTAGACCACTTATGCTATTTTTCAGAGCAGAACCCCCCCGTGCTGTTTAGTGGTGACACTTTATTCAAAGGTGGCTGCGGACGCATAATGGAAGGAACCCACAAACAAATGCTGGAGGCTATGACAAGAATCTCATCGCTGCCTGATAATACCCTAATTTATTGTACACACGAATACACATTGGCCAACTACCGTTTTGCCTTATCCTTAGAGCCTAAAAATAAGGCGCTCATTGATAGCAATAACGCAAGCCAAACACAACGTTCGAATAACCAACCTACATTGCCCACAACATTGAGCTTAGAGAAAAAAACTAACCCTTTTTTGAGAAGCCATAATGAGTCTCTTAAAAATCAAGCAGCTCAACAACTTAATGAAATTCCAGCCAACAATTCCATTGCTTCTTTTAGTCAAGTAAGGCGTGCTAAAGATAGTTTTAGTTGA
- a CDS encoding LysM peptidoglycan-binding domain-containing protein, protein MTYKFFWVCLVSLTLSACQTASKIEKNNTSADLLEPAEEVDMVEADTEKLGFIDTVPPVNVTEETPDEEPIEPVIAASKPKIPDDLWDRIRAGYQMDIDLDRPRLSSQLRWFSSHPSYLDRVSKRGERYLYYIVDELEKAGIPTEIALLPIVESGFDPFGYSHGRASGPWQFIPSTGQMYGLDQTWWYDGRRDIIGSTQAAIAYLTRLHKMFDGDWLHALASYNSGEGTVRRAIRKNQKAGKPTDFWSLDLPRETRAYVPKLIALAKIIKNPEKYNYSTYFIPNKPYFDVVNIGGQLDLAQAAEMAGVSIDEVYLLNPGFNQWATSPDGPHRLLMPISKAKQFRTKLAEIPNKERVTWVRYTVEAGDNLLLVAKEHNTTVNVLQNVNKISSTMIRVGQELMIPVAGNKIESYTLSSHQRLLAKQSRAPNRNRIKINYTVNPGDSLWLISNKYDTDSKTLARWNNMGLGDPLIPGKKLVVWLEPKQSEKSTRSVMKKVVYTIRSGDSLALVANKFKVSINDIRDWNPNVGSKKYVQPGDTVTLLVNVVGG, encoded by the coding sequence ATGACATATAAATTTTTCTGGGTTTGCCTTGTTAGCCTAACCTTAAGTGCCTGCCAAACCGCCTCTAAAATCGAGAAAAACAATACATCTGCGGATCTTTTAGAACCAGCAGAAGAAGTCGATATGGTAGAAGCTGACACCGAAAAACTCGGTTTCATCGACACAGTGCCTCCAGTCAACGTAACAGAAGAAACGCCTGACGAGGAACCTATTGAACCCGTTATTGCGGCAAGCAAGCCAAAAATTCCAGACGATCTTTGGGATAGAATCCGAGCTGGATATCAGATGGATATTGACTTAGATCGCCCTAGACTGTCATCTCAATTACGTTGGTTTAGCTCTCACCCATCTTATCTAGATAGAGTATCAAAACGTGGTGAACGCTATCTTTATTATATCGTCGATGAATTAGAGAAAGCGGGCATACCAACAGAGATTGCTTTGCTTCCGATTGTAGAGAGTGGTTTTGATCCTTTTGGGTACAGCCATGGTCGCGCCTCTGGACCTTGGCAGTTTATTCCGTCAACGGGCCAAATGTATGGCTTGGATCAAACATGGTGGTATGACGGTCGAAGAGACATAATAGGCTCAACCCAAGCCGCCATTGCTTACCTTACTCGCTTGCACAAAATGTTTGATGGAGACTGGTTACATGCACTTGCCTCTTACAACTCTGGAGAAGGCACCGTACGCAGAGCCATTAGAAAGAACCAAAAAGCAGGGAAGCCAACGGACTTTTGGTCTCTAGACCTTCCTAGAGAAACTCGTGCTTACGTTCCAAAACTTATCGCTCTAGCAAAAATCATTAAAAACCCAGAAAAGTATAATTACTCAACGTATTTCATCCCAAACAAACCTTATTTCGATGTCGTCAACATTGGCGGACAACTTGATCTAGCGCAAGCCGCTGAAATGGCAGGAGTCAGTATCGATGAAGTGTATCTATTAAACCCAGGCTTCAATCAATGGGCCACTTCTCCAGATGGTCCTCACAGACTTCTTATGCCTATTAGTAAAGCTAAGCAATTTCGAACCAAGCTTGCTGAAATCCCCAATAAAGAACGTGTGACATGGGTTCGCTATACAGTAGAGGCAGGTGATAATTTATTATTGGTTGCAAAAGAGCACAACACTACCGTAAACGTTCTACAGAACGTCAACAAAATATCTTCAACCATGATCCGCGTTGGCCAAGAATTGATGATCCCTGTTGCTGGTAATAAAATAGAAAGCTACACATTAAGCTCTCATCAGCGCCTATTAGCCAAACAGTCGCGCGCGCCAAATCGAAATCGGATTAAAATAAACTATACTGTCAACCCTGGTGATAGCTTATGGCTGATTTCAAACAAATACGACACAGACAGCAAAACACTCGCTCGCTGGAACAACATGGGCCTTGGCGACCCTCTTATTCCTGGAAAGAAGCTTGTTGTTTGGCTCGAACCTAAACAGTCAGAAAAAAGCACACGCAGTGTAATGAAAAAAGTAGTCTATACGATTCGCTCTGGTGACTCTTTAGCCTTAGTTGCTAATAAATTCAAAGTGTCTATCAATGATATTCGAGACTGGAATCCTAACGTGGGCAGCAAAAAATACGTTCAACCTGGAGATACGGTAACGTTATTGGTTAATGTCGTGGGTGGCTAA
- the gcvA gene encoding transcriptional regulator GcvA, translated as MNRLPPLNSLRCFESAARHGSFNKAAKELSVTPSAISHQIKGLESFLGLELFRRTKRKVILTEAGESYLKPIKSIFEQLENATSELKSQQKTGSLRLAVAPAFLTRWLMPRMQRFQDRYPDIQIEISSSTGLIDFSANDIDMAVYFGSGDWDDVETYYLRPARLAPVCNPKLIKADQPINIPEDMRFYPLLHVTKRKDEWHDWLQQHDLDPKLFRRGLMFSSGSLTAGAAAQGLGISLTDPELIMPEIEAGTLKVLFNQHLITNRSFYLVYEKRRSVTSAMSAFKEWIIEEMVGNKNT; from the coding sequence ATTAATCGTTTACCCCCATTAAATTCACTAAGGTGTTTTGAATCCGCTGCCCGTCATGGCAGCTTCAATAAAGCAGCCAAGGAATTGTCTGTTACACCTTCGGCAATTAGTCATCAAATTAAAGGCTTAGAGAGTTTTCTAGGCCTTGAATTATTTCGACGGACTAAGCGCAAAGTAATATTAACGGAAGCTGGGGAATCTTACTTAAAGCCAATCAAAAGTATTTTTGAGCAGTTGGAAAATGCGACATCAGAATTAAAAAGCCAGCAAAAAACTGGCTCACTTCGATTGGCCGTCGCCCCCGCTTTTCTTACGCGTTGGCTAATGCCAAGAATGCAACGTTTTCAAGATCGTTATCCCGATATTCAGATTGAAATTAGTTCATCCACCGGTTTGATTGATTTTTCTGCCAATGACATTGATATGGCGGTTTATTTTGGTAGTGGTGATTGGGACGATGTCGAGACATATTATTTGCGTCCAGCCCGATTGGCGCCTGTGTGTAATCCTAAATTAATTAAAGCCGATCAACCTATTAACATCCCAGAAGATATGCGTTTTTACCCTCTTTTGCATGTGACGAAGCGAAAAGACGAGTGGCATGATTGGTTGCAGCAGCACGATCTAGATCCTAAGTTATTTCGTCGTGGTTTGATGTTTTCTAGTGGTTCTCTAACGGCAGGTGCAGCGGCGCAAGGTTTGGGTATATCGTTAACTGATCCTGAGTTAATTATGCCGGAGATTGAAGCGGGAACGTTAAAAGTATTGTTTAATCAGCATTTGATCACCAATCGATCGTTTTACTTAGTTTATGAAAAACGTCGCTCTGTGACGTCTGCGATGTCGGCTTTTAAAGAATGGATTATTGAGGAGATGGTAGGTAATAAAAATACTTAG